GTCAAGAGACAGTGTCGGCACAGCAACCGGAGGATGGCCTTCCTCATGTCCTTGCTGGTCAGCGTGTAGATGATGGGGTTGAGGAGGGAGTTGAGCATAGCGATGCCCAGGAAGTAGTCCGCTTTAAAGAGAACCCCGCAGCTTTTGGCCGGGCTGAAGAAGTCCAGCAACAGGAGGATGAAGAGCGGCAGCCAACACATGATGAAGACGCCCAGGACGATCGTGACGGTCTTCAGCAGGGCCATGTACTTCTGGGACTTGCGGTAGAGGCCCTTGCGCTGGGGGACCGACGCCAGGCGGTGCGTGTTGGACTTGACGATGCGGAAGATGCGCACGTAGAGCACCACGATGGACATGAGGATGGCGCTGAAGACGGTGATGCAGAAGAGGATGTAGCTCTTGGCGTAGAGCGGGAGCACCGTGGAGCACTGGTCCAGCCGGCCCATGCAGTTCCAGCCGAGGACGGGCAGGACGCCGAGGAACACGGACAGCACCCAGCTGGCTCCGATCAGAGCGAACATCCGGCCCTGCTTGTCCCCCTGGTACGGCTTCATCCTCACCATGGTGACGTGGCGCTCTATGGCGATGGCCAGCAGACTGATGACGGAGGCCGCCAGCATGATGAAGACGCCGCCCTCCCGCAGGAACCACAGCACCGGCGTCAGCTTCAACGTCTTGGCACCGGACGTGATGATGTTCACCATGTAGGTGAAGCCCGCGAGCAGGTCTGAGAGAGTCAAGTTGCCCAGGAGGTAGTACATGGGCATGTGGAACTTCTTGTTCTTCCAGATGGCCACGAGCACCACGGCGTTCTCCACGACGATGAGCAGGCAGACGAGCAGGAAGGCAATGGACTCCGGGGTGAGTCCTTCTTTGTACTTGTTTTTCTGCAGTTTGCCCGTGAAGTTGTAATGCTCGATGATGACCGCATTGCTCTGGTACTCCTGAAACATCCGAAGCAGGTTTCCCGTGGGGGGCGACATGGGGAACGGGGATGGAGCTACGGCAGCATGGGGAGCATGGAAAGACTCTGTggccatttgtttgtttttaatgtacttCCACAGGTGGattgttctttcttttctctttttggttGTGAAGTTTTAGATCCACAGGGAAGGTGTCATATAATCCTCCGGTTGTGCATTCTTCCTCTTGGTATTGAAAAGAATGAAGCGGTCAGCTTAGAGTTTTCCTCTTGATGCTATCAAATAAGATTTCCTGTGGTTGAATTTTCCTCCAAAATAAATCACATCGTGTCAATGCCCTGGCTGCGCACTAGGTGGTGACGAGAGCCAGCCtgcatttaaaacacacacacacacacacacacacacacacacacacacggagaagAAAGTTAGTGTTGATGccaaaaaaaaccaacagaaaTAACGATAGGAAATAGATTGTTATTGTAATTGTGTGTAATTCATTTAGAAACTCCAGATGTCAAGAATACACAGAGATAATTCCATCTAATGGGGATCATATCTGCATGAttaatgaggggggggggggggggggaagctatCAGTGACTGACGTGACGGAAAACGACCcaaaagcaacatttcaaaGTCTAACGTTGTAATTGAACATTTTTCTTAATCCTTAGTGACACTGTTTTCCTGACAAGTAAAATGTAAACccacttatatatatatatatatatatatatatatatatatatatatatatatatatatacatcaagATAATATATTTATCATCAATCGTCATAAACCCACTTTTTTATGTATATAggctatatacatatatatatatatatatatatatatatgtatataaacagTTTCTATATCATCAAGTATCCAAATGTAACTCTTACAGTACTCCTACACTCGCTCATTAATTACAAATGTCTTTACATATATTTCCACTTTTCATTTGCAATCATATAGACTACAGTATAACTTGCAAACTGTCCTTATTACAGATCCCACTGTTCCAAATGACCACTTGATTGCAGCAAAGTCAccataaatgtaaacaaatatatttctgaAACGCTTGGCACTGAAGTGTTTTacagtggcatgaaaagacacaccagaaaatatgaaacatattgaaaaaaacaacacaatacacatTTAAGATTACGTCATAAGACAAAGTGCAGACTGGTCAGCCAAACGTCCGTTACGGGGCAGCACAGGCGCGTTTGACGCCCCATCTGCACGCATCCAATCGGATCAAttaggttaaaaaagaaaaagaaaaaggtcacTTTTAAAAGACTTTTCCACGCACCTGTGAAAACGTGTAAATATCCAGAGAGACTGTAGTCGCAGGAGAAGTGATCCCGCGGccggagagagagacagggctCGGTGGGTGCGTGCACCGCAGCGACATGCGAGTGTGCTGTGGGAAAGGCGCAGGGCAGGACTCAACATGCGCTCAGAGGCACAGTCACAGTGGGCTGGCCCAAGATGTGTTTGCCCTTCGACGcttttccttcctccctccctccctccttccttccttctcgtGATCCCTTgagtcttctctctctctctctctctctctctctctctctctctctctctctctctggtttgCCCCCAGGAGAGATTAGAGCGCGATGATAGattatgtgtttctgtttgtcatTGCAACAAGGAAGAAAGTGAGATTGTGTCACCTTGTCCCACGGTTGGCCCTCAGGTACAGCCGGTCCTGGATGAAGTACTggtgtaaaagtgtaaaagtgtgAAAGTTAACAAACCGTCAAGGGCGTAATTTAGGGTTATGGGGGGGGAATCAAAACAATTTTCTGCACtcaatttatggtgcaaattactttatttatgtaaaataaattataatagttttttttttgggggggggtgcacTGGCTCCATCCCCCTGTAAATTACCCCTATGTACACAGTCTGTGGTAAAAGTATCGTACCAGAAAATGTCTTTGGTAGAAGTTACAGTCACCTTTTAGAATaacacttgagtaaaagtatctGATGTTTACCAAGCATCCTTTAGGGAGCGTTACCCTAACGTTCCCCCAACGTTGCAACCTTTGGGAAGCGTTACCCTAACTTTCCCCCAACGTTGCAACCTTTGGGAAGCGTTACCCTAACTTTCCCCCAACGTTGCAACCTTTGGGAAGCGTTACCCTAACGTTCCCCCAACGTTGCAACCTTTGGGAAGCGTTACCCTAACTTTCCCCCAACGTTGCAACCTTTGGGAAGCGTTACCCTAACTTTCCCCCAACGTTGCAACCTTTGGGAAGCGTTACCCTAACGTTCCCCCAACGTTGCAACCTTTGGGAAGCGTTACCCTAACTTTCCCCCAACGTTGCAACCTTTGGGAAGCGTTACCCTAACGTTCCCCCAACGTTGCAACCTTTGGGAAGCGTTACCCTAACTTTCCCCCAACGTTGCAACCTTTGGGGAACGTTCCCccaacgttgcaacctttagggAGCGTTACCCTAACTTTCCCCCAACGTTTTAACCTTTAGGGAATGTTCCCCCAACGTTCCCCCAACTTTGCAACCTTTAGGGAGCGTTACCCTAACgttcttttttacattcccctaacctttaaaaaactttaacaaaCCTGGTACCagttttattattactttacaTTGTGCATGAACAGGGATGAATGAACAAGCAAACTTgggatttaaaactttaataaacAATATCAAATCAACTAAATATAAAAGgcttaaaaaatgtacattatatCTATAACAATATGTTTTGTTGGCCATATAGACACTGTGTAATAGAGAaaccataatatatatatatatatatatatatatatatatatatatatatatatatatatatatatatatataaaatgagtTTTGATACTGAACTTAAGTATCAAAACTAATTTTCTGTTATTCAATGTACTATTAgaggtaaaagtaaaaaaaaaaaagaagtttgatCATAAACTTTATTGTGGCTTCCTTATAGCAAAGCCTAATATTCTGGGTTTCAATATCAAACCCAAATTTGAAGTCGACATCAACAAagacaatttttatttattcattatacaAGGAAACATTTCTCATTTCATTACGAGTAATCCAGATGCTTAGAGGAGATGTAGTGGCGTAAAAGTAATTGtttccagaaatataaaaaaggaaagtaCAGATAAAGCGTGataattctacttaagtaacaaagtatttgtactttgttacttaaCAACAATGGGTACAGCCACGTTGTCATGTAGCTCACCTTGTCCTTCTGGTATTTGATATTCTTTAGAAGTGTAATTATGGTTCATAACAGTTTAAAGTCGCTCTTCAGGTttgtcagtctctctctctctctctctttctctctctctctctttcccacagttcacaaaaaagaaacatccCGGCACTTAGAAGAAGCAAACTCTAAACTAAAACAACCCACAAGCTAATCTATGAAGTGGAAAAATAGTAATTTGTGAGGCAGGTGCAGCTGGATGTGAAACCCCAGATTTCAGAAAATAACTTACTCAAATAACCGTCATCTGTAATTATCTTTTAGCTCACACACATctataaatcactttttttttggcagaCGGGTCCTTTAGAGATCCTTTTTCCCCTCCAGACATTTTGGAAGACATAAAGTACTGCTTTCAATGATCCTATgtgcaaaaacaataaaaaaaggtcAATTACCTTGTCAaacattcaaatgtttttcaGTTTAACGGCTGGACTCAAGATGTCTCCTACCTCATTGGAAAGTTCATTCTCATGTGCATTGGAGACTTCAAGATTTCACGTTTAATACTGGATCATAGGCGAAGATTTCAGGGCTGATATTCCCCAATATATAGAGGAGGTAGGTTATTCCtcctaaaaacataaaatataaaagacaACCCACTCGCCTAAAGAGGTAAAAATTAACGTTTAGGGGGCTCAAACCATGTGTAAACATATCCTTCTTAAAGTTGTTTCTTAGTAATGCGTTTCAACAAACAACAAGAGAGTAGAATatctttatttgtcattattattagtggtggaggaaaaaaatcgatacagcatgttatcgcgatattttcagtggtaaTACTGcatcgatacacagacgccaagtatcaatatcttattatatattatatatgtgttggtcagtttgtcccatttggcagcaataacattgaagaTGAGCCAACagtgaaatgtttctttttagataaaacagatgtcgataagtttccttttggggacgtcatttgaaattgggaaaaattagaagttggaaaaagggttagaaattgcagaatattgcagaatattgcaatgtgtttaaaatcgcaataatatcgcaTTGTGGCATAAGTATGGTGATGGTTTCGCAtcaggaggcgtctggtgattcccacccctaattgTTCACAGATACAacgaatattaaaatccccaaaattgaaaatcaaacacCTACCCAACCAAAGATTATCTGAATATTTGGATATTCACATCCAGCGGTTCCAGCCCTACTTCATACCAGTAAATATGTATTTTCCAATAATGTCAGACacagaaaatgaagtgtttggcGCCCAAAAGGATTTGGGAGAGGAtccaacacccccaccccccataaACCCAAAGTTGAAACTAACCCTACTCCCTTGTCCTGAACCACTATTAGTTTCTATGTTAGTGGTCAGAGTTctgcacatactgtacgtgCTGAGAAGTGAAGTCACAACCCACTTGCTTTCACTTCTTAGAGCTCAGGATTGCAGAGTTGAACTGCTTTGTATTTGTGTCGTGATACGTGCTAAACAAATTAAGATTCCTAATCTTTTTAATCTCCCTTTATATCTCATCAGCAAACACAGCTGGGGAGATCCACATCACAGCAAAGTCTTATCACCAAATCCTCTTTTTCCTTAACCGCAAAGCTTGAAATAACCACTTTTCATgaacatttaccaacaaaaaaaaaaagattaattgatACGTTAATAtacatgtttttgttaacaattaACAATTTCCTTAATAATTTCAGTCATTTGTGAAACAAAAGTGCCAAACTTTTAGGCTGTAGCTTCTTTCAACTgtaaggatttgctgcttttctttaaaaaaaaatagaaaaattaaaaaataataatacattttatttataacagatgatgcaataaaaccaacacatactgtgctgctcatgagtataggaacccatgcgcaagttgattaaaaagaggaatacaaaaatcatcttttggaaattgatcttattgcttttaattgaaagaaattaggaaaatccaaccttttaagggcaccaattttctttgtgaatgaataatgtataaatagatgttcttccttaaaatacaggggcataagtatacacccccctatgttaaaatacagggggcataagtatacaccccctatgttaaaatacagggggcataagtatacacccccctatgttaaaatacagggggcataagtatacaccccctatgttaaaatacagggggcataagtatacacccccctatgttaaaatacagggggcacaagtatacacccccctatgttaaaataaaggggcataagtatacacccccctatgttaaaataaaggggcatatgtatacacccccctatgttaaaatacaggggcataagtatacactccctatgttaaaatacagggggcataagtatacacccccctatgttaaaatacaggggcataagtatacacccccctatgttaaaatacagggggcataagtatacacccccctatgttaaaatacaggggcataagtatacacccccctatgttaaaatacaggggcacaAGTATACACCctcctatgttaaaatacaggggcacaagtatacacccccctatgttaaaatacaggggcataagtatacacccccctatgttaaaatacagggggcataagtatacacccccctatgttaaaatacagggggcataagtatacacccccctatgttaaaatacaggggcataagtatacacccccctatgttaaattcccatagaggcaggcagatgtttattattaaaggcctatttttttaggttatttcatggatcaggttACTATGcgtcctgataaagttcccttggcctttggaattgccccccccccccatcatcacatacactTCCTCATACCTAAAgcttggcatggtgttatttcagttagcctaacagctggtttgatttgcattgagagatgattttatggaaagttccccatgccaatctctggGTTTGGTGaaaggtatgtgatgatgtgggagagggggggggggggggggaatttaacatggggggtggggtttaacataggggtgtgtatactcatGCCTTCTGTACAaggaataacatttatttatttatgatacattattcatttacaaagaaaatgggtgcccttaaaggttggatttctcctcattttttttaaatgaggcaataagatcaatttccaaaagatcaTCTTAAGCATgtgttcctatactcatgagcagctcTGTAGAACAAGCATGTTAAAAGCAATTGAAACGATAAAGCCAGTAACTAACCGAGGATTATATGTGACACTATTGTAGGTGTAGGGCTAATGTTTTGATGGAGGatctgaatgtgtttttgtgatttgttATGACATGTTTCCAACCGAGTGTATGCACATGTCCACTGATGTGACATTGCGGCGCTACTGGCAGAacgaggggggggagggggggaactACGGAAGGTCAGGGCTGGACTGGGCCTTTCTCTAAACAGGAAGCGGCCTCATTGTGCCTCGAAAGGGGAGGGATATCCTTgagaaaaaacacagatgaagTCACTGGTAGGAATCGACACACACAGGGTGAGCTGTTACTACAGAGTGACGTGCAACACGCATGCACATAATTAACCACTTACTCATATCCACTTAAGGTTTGTTCACAGCAGGAAATGGAGACTTAGGGATAGGAAACGGgtaacttgtttgtttttttttcaacccgGAGCCAATTTTTGAGTGACTGATGAGAACAACAGtcttttgaaattggtccagtattgagcaagaAACAACctacattatatataataaaaggtATTGGGCAATTAGGCAATTTCAATTTCCATCCAGTAAAAGTTCAGTTTTTCGCCTCTGACAAGTTCCAATTATTATTCTaggtgtctgacaacattatggaaaggatccctacagagatagacctttctgttaaagagtaagatccttgttgtttaaccagaaacattCCCAAAATCACCATTGCCAAACCCACCAGGCTCCATTTGAGTACTTTTTTCAACgtaaaaaacacacttcattcaaagtctcaGTTTGTCTTtgcactgttccaacaatcaccgcTCTGGTTTTGTTGAAGTAAACCCtcaattcacccatttacatgtggaaatatgcaggctctgtacacgctaaaagtgctgtttatttacatggagcctGGTGGGTTTGACGATGGAGATATTGGggttgtttcatgttaaacaaaaaggatcttaccCTTTAACAGAaaagtctatctctgtagggatcctttccataacattgtcagacacttagaataataatctgagcttGTCAGAGACAAAGCCCaaacttttagtggacggaaaCTGACTGTGTGCATTTGTCCTATAGGTTTACATTGCAGCCCTGTTTGTGACTGCCGGTTACAGCATTattgctcaatactggaccaaattCAAAGCTTTTTGTCCTCATAAATCACTTAGAAACCAAGGCATGCAAAAATAGGGTCCACATTACCCTTTAGGGGCTGTTCTCCCCTGGTGGTCTTAacctttgttttgaaaaagcAATTTTCTTGAACAGAATTGTTCTTATTTTAGCTCCAACAGCTCCTCTGACCACACCTGCCCTGGTTCGTCCCCTTTAAATGTCGGCCTGGTGCGTGGTCGAGCGCTGCTCCCTGACTCATCTTGTTGCCTGAGGCCCACCCAAGTGATAACCAGGCCTGAAGCTGCTTTTTTTTGCGAGCCCTGTTAGCCAAGTGGCagttacccccccccctgcagtgacACTAAGTGACAAGCTCTCAGCGTGCTGCCTCTGATTAGTTAACACACAAAGACCTGACAGCAGGaactctctgctctgtcttttcttttcttcccacaGTGGGGATCTGCTCCATCACTACTTCTTTCCCTCAGGCCACAACTCAACTTTTTCAAACAGAGCGGCCAGTCGGGACCCACCCAGTCCTCTCAAAacctggggtgggggggagagagggtggAGGCGTTCTGTAGTCTGTATGTTCTGTCCAACACTCCTGGCTCTGGGTGAATTTTCCTGTGACGTTAATGCGCTTGCAGAAAGGAAGCATGTCTGGCATTACTGCAGCCTGTGTTGTCTCCTTGACTTGTCTGACTGCTGTTAGTCACTGTTTGATTGATGAGCTTTTGGAGTAAATAATCCtaacatttcctttcatttcgGGACAGTGGAGTCACAGATCACGCACCCCATCTCCCCATGTTGCTACATTAGAGAAACAAAATGATTTACATACAATCATAAGAAGCCTGTTTTGGGGGCAGTTCACACATTGAAAACACGTCTTTGGTATCTGTCGCATTTCTCTGCTCTGAGGTGTTACTGTAGGCCCATATGATGCAAAGTCACACCTCAAAATGAGATTCTCACCTCTCGCTTTCAGTCTGGAACACACGgcctctctttttttaatgttatttcacAAGGACAGTAGAAAGAAGATACACCTTTTTTAGTCAGAtgtcaatgcttttttttgtggaCTTTGAATATAGCGTCAGCGTGTGCTTTGAGTCAGATACTCCAGATACGCAGGCCGCTCTGCAGAGTAGACCCCTTTAACACTGGGGAAGGCTTGGAGAGAAACATTTGGGATGAGGTGTTGACCGTAAATTAGCAGTCACATAGGGGTTGTGGTCATTTCTCATTTGGAAAGTGTTGTTTGATGTCTTGACTCTAGGAATCATGAATTTTGTTTGTCTTATACCCCTCTCCAATTGGCCAAAAAACCcatatcagaaatatatttattcCCAAGTACTGCAcatgaaatacaagaaatacagaaacaaatagcacatacacacagtacatacacactctAAAATACCCCATAATATCTTGCTTTTGTCTGCAGTGGGAAAGGatacaatcagaatcagaatcagctttctttggagcatcgttgctcacactgtgctcacacacacaaaacagccaaaacaatatgtacacactattatatacacaatatatacatactctaaacagaaacaatatagaggcatgagtgcaatgaagagttcaataaaaattatttaaatgtggagcatagtgcaaaggatactgggataaatagtattatgttattatattatattacaatatgaacagtatgaacattatggacagttctgaaataggaaatgagaatgatgaataaataaaaaataagtgagatgtgagaatgggaatgatgagtaaatagtaaataataagtgagaatGAGAAAGATtagtaatactaaataagtggaataataagtggaaccagtgaaccAGTGCTGTAGAGTCGgtgttactgggttatggaccagaactgaacctgaccctgtgggtcagaagtcagctgttcatcagagagatggcttgtgggtagaaacagttcctgaatctgttggttttggtgtGCAGTGcatgaatcatttcaaaaaagtttagctttaattgtttgactgctaacgttagctcaaaacaccattcaacagacagcctttgttgtgtttgatgctaacttgtagctaagctagcagtcatttcaaaaaaatggtttagctatctatggttgattgattgctaacgttagctcaaaacaccattcaactgacagcctttgttgtgtttgatgctaacttgtagccagcagtgaaccaacttggttaagtaggttcatttttactgtgtttacATTACAGATCACATATTAGCATCTTATAtactacttgttgcaaagtgacgcatgcacgactcaaatctgcactcaacttacaTTGGAGAGtgacaacaagaaaaaacaaaaacaaataggcATACTCCTCTACTGATGATGGGAAAGGAGTCTGTTTTTAGCAGGTTTACCCGCGTTTAAAGAAACCGCAAATACGCTCAAACCTAGGTGGGTAAAGGGCATTGGTGTGAGAGAGGGGGATCGACAGGGATTAGGATAAATGCTGTACCAGagccccttttaaaaaaagaggaaaacacaGCGACTCTAATGTAGTGTTCAGTACTGTTGTGGCTGCCAGAGATTTATGGGAATCCTAGAAATAGCTCGCCTTTTGTTGCTCTGCTGCCACACTGCTTCATGTGCAGCTGTGTCTCCGGGCAGCCACCTCACTCTGAGCTCCTAATAAGGGGAAATGGGTAGAATATAAGTtaatgttggattttccaaCATTTTCCATTGCTTTCACGTTTCCCCGATGTCCGGCCCGCTTTCCAACCCAGTCGGttgttagctttgtgtgtgtgtgtgtgtgtgtgtgtgtgtgtgtgtgtgtgtttgtgtgtgtgtgtgtgatttacagAAACACCATGTTGTGGTATAAGAAGACTAAAGGGGAAGTTTAGACAACATGAGGCCATTCATAGGTCACGGGGTCAGGGCCAATCTTTAGCAACCTGTTCATGTATAATTATGTTCATCTCTACAGTATCAGGGAATCTAGGCAGCTGGATGATAAGGACTTGTTTTGTCTCAGGACTGTCTCCTTTTGGAGGACGGTGGGCCTGCCACACTGTTGGATACTTcccagagaggaagagagagatagGCCTAACTAGGCTTTAACTTCTGTGTCTTAGGGGCCtgcaatatctttgtttacCTTGAAAATTTCAGTTAAACCTAACACCTTAGCATGAGTTTAAATGCTCCTCCAGGAAGACAGGAACTCCAGAGATTTTGGAAGCCATTGCACAATAACACATCATGGTTGAACTGCACTGCCTGTTTAATAGTCTCCTCAATTGAGTGTTCCTTAAAATGTCTCTGTGTAAGTCTCCTGAAACGTCTTCACATACAGTTTGTGAAATGAGTTATGATGCTCCGGGGTTTtgccttaaaggtcccatggcatgaaaacttccctttatgagttttttttttaacattaatatgagtcccccccccccaccccagccagcctatggtcccccagtgactagaaaaGGTAATATATgtgaaccgagccctgggtatcctgctcagatgggccaatctggaatcttgccccttatgaggtcatactacacacgttacacactggaccttgaggtacttgtactttatttgattcttttcttttcatgccgctttctacttctactccgctacatctcagagagaagtattggactttttactccactacattcctctgacagcttaagttacgagttactttacaaattaagatttttgcacacaaaacacatgtagttttatCATAAATTAAACCATCTAACAATATAACAGCCTACAAGTCTAgctgaaaagattaaaaaaaataaaaaaaataccaataaaagcAAAGCGATAcagcttctctgctgcagcccaactaaaagaataaaaaatggtGTGGACACAAAAGATGCTTCCaattgaaataaattagttaaaaaaaacatgctgagCGTGATGGACAAAACGGGCAAAACGCGTCAGTAAATTAAATTGCGTTTCTATTTCATGAACTGCCGTTAGACCGGGTTGCGCTCTCTGTACCGGACTCTCCCCGCTGTGGTCTCCAGTCTCCAGCTGCTCCGTCTGCATGTTTGTCGTCCCTTTCTTCTCTTATCCGACAATCAAAGAATCCGAATTCCCATCAGATTGAAACCTTACACCCCACAGCCCTGCTTGCTCCACCATGTCTTTGGCTtctcatttcattgtttttattctatCATGCAAACACATGtaaatctaaaaaacaacaacaacaagacacTTGCATACAGTTTGCTTTATGTAACAGACCGTCTGACAGTGTCCTGCTCTGATCCAGGTCACATGTCTTCACAAGGAAAACACAACGTTTGTTTGTTCGTGTCggggcagctttatttgtatagcacatttcagcaacagttaaaaaataaaaccagataaatcacaagaataaatAAGACAGCCTTTACAGAGAGCTTTTGGACACTAGTATGCACTCAATTATTATccagattattatttattttaaatctgcTCCTTAGGGACTGTTCGTTTTtatttggatggat
The nucleotide sequence above comes from Etheostoma spectabile isolate EspeVRDwgs_2016 chromosome 15, UIUC_Espe_1.0, whole genome shotgun sequence. Encoded proteins:
- the s1pr5a gene encoding sphingosine 1-phosphate receptor 5a, which produces MATESFHAPHAAVAPSPFPMSPPTGNLLRMFQEYQSNAVIIEHYNFTGKLQKNKYKEGLTPESIAFLLVCLLIVVENAVVLVAIWKNKKFHMPMYYLLGNLTLSDLLAGFTYMVNIITSGAKTLKLTPVLWFLREGGVFIMLAASVISLLAIAIERHVTMVRMKPYQGDKQGRMFALIGASWVLSVFLGVLPVLGWNCMGRLDQCSTVLPLYAKSYILFCITVFSAILMSIVVLYVRIFRIVKSNTHRLASVPQRKGLYRKSQKYMALLKTVTIVLGVFIMCWLPLFILLLLDFFSPAKSCGVLFKADYFLGIAMLNSLLNPIIYTLTSKDMRKAILRLLCRHCLLTKDGQVKKFGMPFLDCSTSRADAASHKLEGVETTVSSGNFTPSTIKAVYPRMSKT